From the genome of Vicia villosa cultivar HV-30 ecotype Madison, WI linkage group LG2, Vvil1.0, whole genome shotgun sequence, one region includes:
- the LOC131646098 gene encoding probable rhamnogalacturonate lyase B, with protein sequence MEGGMNKRVLLLLWYIVSFQLCFIHGAHSENFSFRRNLRKFDNLESTSANSRVTLNNQNSEQVVISNGIISLTLSNPEGYVRGLSYAGIDNVLDARNEENDRGYLDISSGKLTQRVEGTNFTVITNKENIVEVSFLRTWRSSMDSSNVPINMDQRYILRSGDSGFYSYVIFQRPKGFPAITIDQIRIVYKLNEARFNYMAISDTRQRKMPSNNDRKRGQQLAFPEAVLLTNPSNPEFKGEVDDKYQYSSENQYNQVNGWITADSEKPVGFWIITPSNEFRNGGPVKQDLTSHVGPICLSMFVSTHYAGTQVEIEFKEGETYKKVFGPIFVYLNSASSNNQFKSLWSDAKQKLSSEVKNWPYDFPQSKDFIPPNQRGSLQGRLRVQDWRNQSQNANNAYIGLALPGPAGSWQIEGKGYQFWTRSDKNGNFIIKNIVPGIYNLFAWVPGFIGDYKYNNDITIKPGSTINLNSLVYNPPRNGPTLWEIGIPDRSAAEFFVPNPYPNLLNKLYINSPIDKFRNYGLWNRYTDLYPKHDLVYKVGVSKYQNDWFFAHVPRIIGNKTYQATTWNVIFKLSNVLNGNYTLQLALASASYAEVQVWFNNMRDDLPYFTTNRIGGDNVIPRHGIHGLYWLFTIQVPSIHLVKGDNTLYLRQSRYGSIFQGVLYDYIRLESPPTTKLNV encoded by the exons ATGGAAGGTGGCATGAATAAAAGGGTTCTCTTGTTGTTGTGGTATATAGTGTCTTTTCAACTCTGTTTCATTCATGGTGCTCATTCTGAGAATTTTTCATTCAG AAGAAACTTGAGGAAATTCGACAACCTAGAATCGACGAGTGCTAATTCTCGAGTCACTCTTAATAATCAAAATTCTGAACAG gTGGTGATTAGCAATGGAATAATTTCTCTCACTTTGTCCAACCCTGAAGGGTATGTCAGAGGATTATCATATGCTGGAATAGATAATGTACTTGATGcaagaaatgaagaaaatgatagaGG GTACTTAGACATTTCTTCTGGCAAGTTAACTCAAAG AGTTGAAGGGACAAATTTCACTGTAATTACAAACAAGGAGAATATAGTTGAGGTTTCATTTTTAAGGACATGGAGATCTTCCATGGATTCTTCAAATGTACCTATAAACATGGACCAAAG GTATATATTGCGAAGTGGTGATTCAGGGTTTTATTCCTATGTGATATTTCAAAGGCCAAAAGGATTTCCTGCCATTACAATTGATCAAATAAGGATTGTTTATAAGCTAAATGAAGCCAG ATTCAACTATATGGCCATATCAGATACTAGACAAAGAAAAATGCCATCTAACAATGATAGAAAAAGAGGACAACAATTAGCATTTCCTGAAGCTGTTCTGTTAACTAATCCATCTAATCCAGAATTTAAAGGAGAG GTGGATGATAAATATCAATACTCAAGTGAAAATCAATACAACcaagttaatggatggattacCGCGGATTCCGAAAAGCCCGTGGGCTTTTGGATCATAACACCGAGCAATGAGTTCCGCAATGGTGGGCCTGTTAAACAAGATCTCACATCTCATGTTGGCCCAATTTGCCTCTCA ATGTTTGTGAGCACCCACTATGCTGGTACACAGGTAGAAATAGAATTCAAAGAAGGAGAGACATATAAAAAGGTTTTTGGACCTATTTTTGTTTACTTGAATTCTGCTTCAAGTAATAATCAATTCAAATCTCTATGGTCAGATGCTAAACAAAAG CTATCGAGTGAAGTTAAAAATTGGCCTTATGATTTTCCTCAATCAAAAGATTTTATTCCACCTAACCAAAGAGGATCACTACAAGGAAGATTAAGAGTCCAAGACTG GAGGAATCAATCTCAAAATGCTAACAATGCTTACATTGGTCTAGCTCTGCCTGGGCCTGCAGGGTCGTGGCAGATAGAAGGCAAG GGATATCAATTTTGGACTCGATCAGACAAAAATGGAAACTTTATTATAAAGAATATTGTACCTGGAATATACAACTTGTTTGCATGGGTTCCTGGCTTCATTGGAGATTACAAATATAATAATGATATTACAATTAAACCag GATCTACCATCAATTTGAATTCACTTGTATATAATCCTCCAAGAAATGGCCCTACTTTATGGGAAATCGGCATTCCAGATCGATCGGCCGCTGAATTTTTTGTACCAAACCCTTATCCTAACCTcttaaacaaattatatattaacagcCCGATAGACAA GTTTAGGAATTATGGATTATGGAATCGTTACACCGATTTATATCCAAAACATGACCTTGTTTACAAAGTTGGTGTTAGTAAATATCAAAATGATTGGTTTTTCGCTCATGTTCCAAG AATCATAGGAAATAAAACTTATCAAGCAACCACATGGAATGTTATATTTAAACTTAGTAATGTATTAAATGGAAATTACACATTACAACTTGCCCTAGCAAGTGCCTCTTATGCTGAAGTACAG GTTTGGTTCAATAACATGAGAGATGATCTTCCTTACTTCACAACAAATAGAATAGGAGGTGACAATGTCATACCAAGACATGGAATCCATGGACTATATTGGTTATTTACTATACAAGTACCAAGTATTCATTTGGTGAAAGGAGATAACACATTATATTTGAGACAATCAAGATATGGATCAATTTTTCAAGGAGTTTTATATGATTATATCCGCTTAGAAAGTCCTCCCACTACCAAGTTGAATGTGTGA
- the LOC131646099 gene encoding probable mannitol dehydrogenase: MASQPETEHPKKAFGWAARDKSGVLSPFKFSRRETGEKDVAFKVLYCGICHSDLHMVKNEWGNSTYPIVPGHEVAGEVTEVGSKVKNFKVGDRVGVGCMVGSCHSCQSCADNLENYCSKMILTYSAKNVDGSITYGGYSDTMVSDEQFVIRIPDAMPLEAAAPLLCAGITVFSPLKYFGLDKPGLHLGVVGLGGLGHMAVKFAKAFGANVTVISTSPNKKKEAIEHLKADSFVVSREQDQMQAVMGTFDGIIDTVSAMHPLIPLLGLLKNHGKFVMVGAPEKPLELPAFSLIGGRKIIGGSMIGGIKETQEMIDFAAKHDVKPDIEIIPIDYVNTAMERLLKSDVKYRFVIDIGKTLKASS; encoded by the exons ATGGCTTCACAACCAGAGACCGAACATCCCAAAAAGGCTTTCGGATGGGCAGCCAGGGACAAATCTGGTGTCCTCTCTCCTTTCAAATTCTCTAGAAG ggaAACCGGTGAAAAAGATGTGGCATTCAAAGTCTTGTATTGTGGTATATGTCACTCTGATCTCCACATGGTGAAAAATGAGTGGGGAAATTCTACTTATCCAATTGTTCCCGGCCATGAAGTCGCTGGCGAAGTAACGGAGGTAGGAAGCAAGGTAAAAAATTTCAAAGTTGGAGACAGAGTAGGTGTAGGATGCATGGTTGGATCTTGCCACTCATGTCAAAGTTGTGCTGATAATCTTGAGAATTACTGCTCAAAGATGATTCTCACATATAGTGCCAAGAATGTTGATGGATCAATCACGTATGGAGGCTACTCAGACACCATGGTTTCCGACGAACAATTTGTGATCCGAATTCCTGATGCCATGCCACTTGAAGCCGCCGCTCCTCTCCTTTGTGCCGGGATCACGGTGTTTAGTCCTTTGAAGTATTTTGGACTCGACAAGCCCGGTTTACACTTGGGTGTCGTTGGTCTTGGCGGATTAGGTCATATGGCTGTGAAATTCGCCAAAGCTTTTGGTGCTAATGTTACCGTGATAAGCACTTCTCCTAATAAAAAGAAGGAGGCAATTGAACATTTAAAAGCTGACTCGTTCGTGGTTAGTCGTGAACAAGATCAAATGCAG GCTGTAATGGGAACCTTTGATGGTATCATTGACACTGTTTCGGCAATGCATCCACTAATTCCCTTGCTTGGTTTATTGAAAAATCATGGGAAATTTGTTATGGTTGGAGCTCCAGAGAAGCCATTAGAGCTTCCTGCATTTTCTTTAATTGGAG GGAGAAAGATAATTGGTGGGAGTATGATTGGAGGGATAAAAGAGACACAAGAAATGATTGATTTTGCTGCCAAACATGATGTGAAACCTGATATTGAGATTATTCCAATAGATTATGTAAATACTGCGATGGAGAGGCTACTCAAGTCTGATGTGAAATATCGATTTGTTATTGATATTGGAAAGACATTGAAGGCTAGCTCTTGA